A stretch of the Panicum virgatum strain AP13 chromosome 9N, P.virgatum_v5, whole genome shotgun sequence genome encodes the following:
- the LOC120692963 gene encoding uncharacterized protein LOC120692963: MGNSLRCCLACVLPCGSFDVIRIVHLSGHIEEYTRPVTAGEVIAAHPNHVLSRPCSQGGARRILIVAPDSELKRGCFYFLVPVSSVPEKKRKPAQPQPQQKKARPQKTAPSAAVAKQVKKDNGDRYLAEVLSEGKASLKRRRSGRSTVWRPHLQSILEEDATCE, encoded by the coding sequence ATGGGCAACAGCCTGCGGTGCTGCCTGGCCTGCGTGCTCCCCTGCGGCTCCTTCGACGTGATCAGGATCGTCCACCTCAGCGGCCACATCGAGGAGTACACCCGCCCGgtcaccgccggcgaggtcATCGCCGCGCACCCCAACCACGTCCTCAGCAGGCCGTGCTCccagggcggcgcgcggcggatcCTGATCGTCGCGCCGGACTCGGAGCTGAAGCGAGGGTGCTTTTATTTCCTGGTGCCGGTATCGTCGGTgccggagaagaagaggaagccagcgcagccgcagccgcagcagaaAAAGGCACGGCCGCAGAAGACCGCACCGAGCGCTGCTGTTGCCAAGCAGGTGAAGAAGGACAATGGTGACAGGTACCTGGCGGAGGTGCTGTCGGAGGGCAAGGCCAGCCTGAAGCGCCGCCGGAGCGGCCGTTCCACGGTGTGGCGGCCACACCTTCAGAGCATCCTGGAAGAGGATGCGACATGCGAGTGA
- the LOC120691958 gene encoding uncharacterized protein LOC120691958, translated as MRRVSFTRAVLLLGVVALGLWLLSVEFAVVGGGGSAADPAVRAAVAGRRTHAQAAVRSPDAWRTREWRREVDRHAAVLRRHLADGMLAASSVAVCLGGAQEAMALRELGVVGAVAVTRKRSPPLAVAGNDRRLPFPDSSVDFVFAGRALDRTKRQADLASEAARIMKPDGHGHLVVLTSGAGDAYSLRSLQALLPSLRLFRSRVINGADGSTLRELVFRKHADVSNGNNSAGNCTNRDHKLEIIGLAEPLIQQEPAKPWLALKRNIKNIRYLPALADIGFKRRYVYIDVGARSYGSSIGSWFRKQYPRQNHTFEVFAVEADPAFHADYARRKGVTLLPYAAWVRNETLSFEINDGPGKKGDHNARKPNGRGMGRIRPAAGSMDGVSSGEVRRIPAFDLAEWLKRTVSELDYVVMKMDVEGTEFDLIPRMIDTGAICLVDELFLECHYNRWQRCCPGERSPKYSNTYGECLDLSISLRNSGVLVHQWW; from the coding sequence ATGAGGCGCGTGTCGTTCACGCGCGCCGTcctgctcctcggcgtcgtCGCGCTCGGGCTCTGGCTCCTGAGCGTGGAATTCGccgtggtcggcggcggggggagTGCCGCCGACCCCGCCGTCAGGGCCGCGGTGGCCGGGAGGAGGACCCACGCCCAGGCGGCTGTCCGGTCGCCGGACGCGTGGCGCACCCGCGAGTGGCGGCGGGAGGTCgaccgccacgccgccgtcctccgcagGCACCTCGCGGACGGCATGCtcgccgcgtcctccgtcgcggTCTGCCTCGGCGGCGCCCAGGAGGCGATGGCGCTGCGGGAGCTCGGCGTGGTCGGCGCCGTCGCGGTCACCAGGAAGCGGTCCCCGCCCCTCGCCGTCGCGGGAAACGACCGCCGGCTCCCGTTCCCGGACTCCTCCGTCGACTTCGTCTTCGCCGGGCGCGCCCTCGACCGCACCAAGCGCCAGGCCGACCTCGCCAGCGAGGCGGCACGGATCATGAAGCCGGACGGCCACGGCCACCTCGTGGTCCTGacgtccggcgccggcgacgcctacAGCCTCCGGTCCCTCCAGGCTCTCCTCCCATCCCTCCGGTTGTTCCGCTCCCGCGTGATCAACGGCGCGGATGGCTCCACGCTCCGGGAGCTGGTCTTCCGGAAGCATGCAGACGTCTCCAACGGCAACAATTCCGCAGGCAACTGCACGAATCGCGATCACAAGCTCGAAATCATCGGCCTCGCCGAGCCACTGATCCAACAAGAGCCGGCAAAGCCATGGCTCGCGCTGAAGAGGAACATCAAGAACATCAGGTACCTGCCGGCGCTCGCCGACATCGGCTTCAAGCGCCGGTACGTGTACATCGACGTCGGCGCCCGGAGCTACGGATCCAGCATCGGCAGCTGGTTCCGGAAGcagtacccgaggcagaaccACACCTTCGAGGTGTTCGCCGTCGAGGCTGACCCGGCGTTCCACGCCGATTACGCCAGGAGGAAAGGCGTCACCCTGCTCCCCTACGCCGCCTGGGTACGGAACGAGACGCTCAGCTTCGAGATCAACGATGGCCCCGGCAAGAAGGGCGATCACAACGCCAGAAAGCCGAACGGCCGCGGCATGGGCCGCatcaggccggcggcgggctcgaTGGACGGGGTGTCTTCCGGCGAGGTGCGGCGTATCCCGGCGTTCGACCTCGCCGAGTGGCTGAAGCGGACGGTCTCCGAGCTGGACTACGTGGTGATGAAGATGGACGTGGAGGGCACCGAGTTCGACCTCATCCCGAGGATGATCGACACCGGAGCGATCTGCCTCGTCGACGAGCTGTTCCTCGAGTGCCATTACAACCGGTGGCAGAGGTGCTGCCCCGGCGAGCGGTCGCCCAAGTACTCCAACACGTACGGCGAGTGCCTGGATCTGTCCATCTCACTCCGGAACAGCGGCGTGCTTGTGCATCAATGGTGGTGA
- the LOC120691102 gene encoding U2 small nuclear ribonucleoprotein B''-like: MLSGDIPPNQTIYVNNLNEKVKKEELKRSLYALCSQYGRILDVVALKTQKLRGQAWVVFSEITAATNAFRGLQDFDFYGKKMQVQYAKTKSDCIAKEDGTYAPKEKRKKQEEKAAEKKRQAEEAQESGPNASTQSNGTGYQASRLGKVSQEHLPPNNILFIQNLPDQTTSMMLQILFQQYPGFREVRMIEAKPGIAFVEFEDDSQSHIAMQALQGFKITPENPMAISYAKK, encoded by the exons atgctgTCCGGTGACATCCCCCCGAACCAGACCATTTACGTCAACAACCTCAACGAGAAGGTCAAGAAAGAAG AGTTGAAGAGGTCACTTTATGCCCTGTGCTCACAGTATGGAAGGATACTGGATGTGGTGGCCTTGAAAACTCAAAAACTGAGGGGGCAAGCATGGGTGGTGTTTAGCGAAATTACAGCTGCTACCAATGCTTTCCGGGGATTGCAAGACTTTGATTTCTACGGCAAAAAAATG CAAGTCCAATATGCAAAAACAAAATCTGACTGTATTGCAAAAGAAGATGGTACTTATGCTCCTaaggagaaaagaaagaagcaGGAGGAGAAAG CTGCTGAGAAAAAACGACAAGCAGAAGAGGCACAAGAATCTGGTCCCAATGCTTCTACTCAAAGCAATGGAACT GGATACCAAGCCTCTCGCCTGGGCAAGGTCTCTCAAGAGCATCTTCCTCCCAACAACATCCTCTTCATCCAGAACTTGCCGGATCAGACCACAAGCATGATGCTCCAGATCCTGTTCCAACAGTACCCTGGCTTCCGGGAAGTGCGGATGATCGAAGCCAAGCCAGGCATCGCTTTCGTGGAGTTTGAGGACGACAGCCAGTCCCATATCGCGATGCAGGCCCTCCAGGGCTTCAAGATCACCCCAGAGAACCCCATGGCTATATCCTACGCCAAAAAATGA
- the LOC120693459 gene encoding sex determination protein tasselseed-2 has protein sequence MHASLASYAAAAMPNLALRPEMAHAHQPAMSPSHHAWDGNGAAVAPTPMPKRLEGKVAIVTGGARGIGEAIVRLFVKHGARVVIADIDGAAGEALASALGPQASFVRCDVSVEEDVQRAVDWALSRHGGRLDVYCNNAGVLGRQTRAAKSILSFDAGEFDRVLRVNALGAALGMKHAALAMAPRRAGSIVSVASVAGVLGGLGPHAYTASKHAIVGLTKNAACELGAHGIRVNCVSPFGVATPMLINAWRQGHGDDDLDLDITVPSDEEVEKMEEVVRGLATLKGTTLRPRDIAEAVLFLASDESRYISGHNLVVDGGVTTSRNLIGL, from the exons atgCACGCTAGCCTGGCCTcgtacgcggcggcggccatgccgAATCTGGCCCTCCGCCCCGAGATGGCGCACGCGCACCAGCCCGCCATGTCGCCCTCGCACCACGCCTGGGACGGcaatggcgccgccgtcgcgcccacCCCCATGCCCAAGAG GCTGGAGGGTAAGGTGGCCATTGtgaccggcggcgcgcgggggatcGGCGAGGCCATCGTGCGGCTGTTCGTCAAGCACGGGGCCCGGGTGGTGATCGCGGACAtcgacggcgcggcgggcgaggcGCTGGCGTCGGCGCTGGGCCCGCAGGCCAGCTTCGTGCGCTGCGACGTGTCCGTGGAGGAGGACGTCCAGCGCGCCGTGGACTGGGCGCTGTCGCGCCACGGCGGCCGCCTCGACGTCTACTGCAACAACGCCGGGGTGCTGGGCCGCCAGACGCGCGCCGCCAAGAGCATCCTATCCTTCGACGCGGGCGAGTTCGACCGCGTGCTCCGCGTCAACGCGCTGGGCGCTGCGCTCGGGATGAAGCACGCGGCGCTCGCCATGGCGCCCCGCCGCGCGGGGAGCATCGTCTCCGTCGCCAGCGTCGCCGGCGTGCTCGGCGGCCTGGGGCCCCACGCCTACACCGCCTCCAAGCACGCCATCGTCGGCCTCACCAAGAACGCCGCCTGCGAGCTCGGCGCGCACGGCATCCGCGTCAACTGCGTCTCCCCCTTCGGCGTCGCCACGCCCATGCTCATCAACGCCTGGCGCCAGGgccacggcgacgacgacctCGACCTCGACATCACCGTTCCCAGCGACGAGGAGGTGGAAAAGATGGAGGAGGTGGTCAGGGGACTCGCCACGCTCAAGGGCACCACGCTGAGACCCAGGGACATCGCCGAGGCGGTCCTCTTCCTGGCCAGCGACGAGTCCAGATACATCTCCGGCCACAACCTCGTCGTGGACGGCGGCGTCACCACCTCGAGAAACCTCATCGGATTGTGA
- the LOC120690305 gene encoding uncharacterized protein LOC120690305: MGKRLQAAAVAAAAVRSYARSLRSPSSAAGKVANTPPAPLDTPRNSAAAAAAAASSGRAEVRDLAAACGLQEDERVPLAEVVSDCTRRWFQDALKEARAGDASMQVLVGQMYRSGYGVNKNEHKARVWMEKASRYRSTVWKVSNKRPGYNASDSDSAS; the protein is encoded by the exons ATGGGCAAGCgcctgcaggccgccgccgtagccgccgccgcggtccgcTCCTACGCCCGCAGCCTCcgctccccctcctccgccgccgggaaGGTAGCGAATACGCCGCCCGCCCCGCTGGATACGCCCAggaactccgccgccgccgccgctgcggcggccAGCTCCGGGCGCGCCGAGGTGCGTGAtttggcggcggcgtgcgggctcCAGGAGGACGAGAGGGTGCCGCTCGCGGAGGTGGTGTCGGACTGCACGAGGCGGTGGTTCCAGGACGCGCTCAAGGAggcgcgcgccggcgacgccagCATGCAGGTGCTTGTCGGCCAGATGTACCGCAGTGGATACGGCGTCAACAAGAACGAGCACAAG GCAAGAGTTTGGATGGAGAAAGCATCAAGATATCGATCTACAGTCTGGAAAGTTAGCAATAAACGCCCAG GTTACAATGCTAGTGACTCGGACTCAGCTTCTTGA
- the LOC120690304 gene encoding protein SCAR2-like, which yields MPLSRHTVGSEYALGGRDLYRTADQHDPEAVLDGVAMAGLVGVLRQLGDLAEFAAQVFHGLYDEVMSTSARGHGLMLRVQQLEAELPLLETESCQRDYLYIASNRGVDWHSNPRVEHGVVTRGDMPRFIMTSIKHCRGPPKLFMLDKYDIGGEGACLKRYTDPSFFKTDSACSNLLQEGIQSERRPLKAMEIRPNLQNCEIFQSPNAADTDSKLEAGLSGEAMEEIPTNRRRLKYRQRNGSVFQSFSLHMQNLYEKASSEEKPPTLDQSEARISEIDSPHSNTEERDIMVDTSISMDKVNATIRKNRPISEEALSRSSDARSAGSSKGYNSEVDIYVDALTTMDSEAETDADHRDHAFARMDSDKTCSDAQNARLSRSSSFEKKDWSDVASGNRDISNQHEEEAIVSTPPIKPIVGEHERTSSLEELFEREKSASWDHERSSSLEELLTEDFHASESGVREQATEETCCNGSVTNAASNGTQDIIRKSKEAKENSSIATISFKKIASKRSKYVGGMELIASKVGILPRKLSKKHDPFSDSLRTMAKQLLELKYEGTQDSDLYDFEANGEGCDVKYLEMYDSPLEIKESAVHKIPSDSPHDDVGSRRCQQEELNHESEHDVPPTDSPHDSVPDDGNVFQDSNIVSLTGIITSPSSQEEEGCASTAPDEHSSTGVLTHILEHAHEKFEEVTEDTDNDVISENASDTGDDLKEAGTYTELMNEEEGEESNKSDAYVLDDETAEYIEEQAISDGMNSSPVSSKKSDDPCRITPVTLSDEDDTVACKVTDNYTPEVEHMTLSETLTDTVVSKVVTKSEIDREGVMPDDKQYYLHPESTCGQDAVISSSEIIVQNGQGSLRSSSMVAVTPELMVNTEENHELHPVVHQETPNSCNSRTEAFGDPPGPYARNIAPPIISSFDWMLNGAMQQSLNVLPAQPTYGSAQENGSSEDTPPLPPLPPVQWRTNKLQLGSSPLSAKIGRPPRPKPPVKHQESEGNSSLDKINEIAEILQENSLRIGSSSQNEILQAMVPDDHDRNQLLDRDSQENHCQGDKEYGVEVSNLLSSSESECVAEVAPVRSENLHTSQLHELIVIPEEAWSGFGNIKFIPEQEGNHQVSNGVYDCSGLYTAGLSAQKTKDKHETVIDYKVKEFSATGGNKVADSGENKSNSAPKQDNVLNPDLTAPQEKGEHGDSDDKAREFSSALEEELAKSPTHPVPKPPRYPLLPVTSHDRSMLRKAPALVQPSSKLSDEKNTILEEIKNKSFNLKPVLAKRPSVMGGPRTNLQVVAIIERAHAIRQAVADDEDEDSWSDE from the exons ATGCCCCTGTCGCGGCACACGGTCGGGAGCGAGTACGCGCTCGGCGGCCGCGACCTCTACCGCACGGCCGACCAGCACGACCCGGAGGCCGTCCTCGATGgcgtcgccatggccggccTCGTCGGCGTCCTCCGCCAGCTCGGCGACCTCGCCGA ATTTGCTGCGCAGGTGTTCCATGGTCTGTATGATGAGGTGATGAGCACGTCTGCGCGAGGGCACGGCCTCATGCTCCGGGTGCAGCAGCTGGAGGCAGAGCTGCCACTGCTGGAGACAGAATCCTGCCAGAGGGACTACCTATACATAGCTTCTAACAGGG GGGTTGATTGGCATTCCAATCCAAGGGTGGAGCATGGGGTTGTGACAAGAGGCGACATGCctcgcttcatcatgacgtccaTCAAGCACTGCCGCGGGCCTCCCAAACTGTTCATGCTTGACAA GTATGATATCGGTGGCGAGGGGGCGTGCTTGAAGAGATACACTGACCCGTCATTCTTCAAGACGGATTCGGCATGTTCTAACTTGCTGCAGGAAGGGATCCAAAGTGAGAGAAGACCTCTGAAAGCCATG GAGATCAGGCCTAACCTTCAGAATTGTGAGATTTTCCAATCCCCAAATGCAGCCGACACTGACTCCAA ACTGGAGGCTGGTTTGTCCGGCGAAGCTATGGAAGAAATTCCTACGAACCGCAGACGACTGAAGTACCGCCAACGAAATGGATCTGTATTCCAAAGCTTCAGCCTACATATGCAGAATCTGTATGAAAAGGCTTCATCAGAGGAGAAACCCCCCACACTTGACCAATCAGAAGCGCGTATCTCCGAGATTGATTCGCCTCACTCAAACACTGAAGAGAGAGACATTATGGTAGACACGTCCATCAGCATGGACAAAGTCAATGCCACTATTCGCAAGAACAGACCGATTTCTGAAGAAGCCCTATCACGTTCTTCAGATGCTCGGTCAGCAGGAAGCAGCAAGGGATACAACTCCGAAGTTGATATCTACGTGGACGCACTGACCACGATGGATTCTGAAGCAGAGACAGATGCAGATCACAGAGATCATGCCTTTGCTCGGATGGATTCAGACAAGACATGCTCCGACGCTCAAAATGCTAGATTGTCCAGGTCTAGCAGCTTCGAGAAGAAAGACTGGTCAGATGTTGCGTCAGGAAACAGAGATATAAGTAACCAGCATGAAGAAGAAGCTATTGTCTCGACACCACCGATCAAACCAATTGTTGGTGAACATGAGAGGACTAGCTCGTTGGAGGAACTGTTTGAGCGAGAAAAGTCGGCTTCTTGGGATCACGAGAGGAGTAGTTCTTTGGAGGAATTGCTCACCGAAGATTTCCATGCTTCAGAATCTGGCGTAAGAGAGCAAGCTACTGAAGAAACATGCTGCAATGGCAGTGTCACCAATGCTGCATCAAATGGCACACAAGATATTATAAGGAAGAGCAAGGAAGCCAAGGAGAATTCCAGCATCGCAACCATTTCGTTCAAGAAAATAGCAAGCAAGAGGTCCAAGTATGTCGGTGGCATGGAGCTGATTGCTTCAAAAGTTGGCATTCTGCCAAGGAAACTctccaagaagcatgacccttTCTCTGATTCCCTCCGGACCATGGCGAAGCAACTGCTTGAGCTGAAGTATGAGGGCACTCAAGACAGTGACTTATATGACTTCGAAGCAAATGGCGAGGGATGCGATGTCAAGTACCTGGAAATGTATGATTCTCCTCTTGAAATTAAGGAGAGTGCTGTGCACAAAATTCCTTCAGACTCACCCCATGATGATGTGGGCTCAAGAAGATGCCAGCAGGAAGAATTGAACCATGAGTCAGAGCATGATGTTCCACCTACTGACAGTCCACATGATTCAGTCCCTGATGATGGAAATGTATTTCAGGACTCCAACATTGTCTCTTTGACAGGCATCATTACATCACCCAGTTCCCAAGAGGAAGAAGGATGTGCAAGTACTGCACCTGATGAGCATTCATCTACTGGAGTGCTCACCCATATCTTGGAACATGCTCATGAAAAGTTTGAGGAAGTGACTGAGGACACTGATAATGATGTCATTTCAGAAAATGCTTCTGATACGGGTGACGACTTGAAAGAAGCCGGCACTTACACAGAGCTGATGaatgaggaagaaggggaagaaagcAATAAATCTGATGCATATGTATTGGATGATGAAACTGCTGAGTACATAGAAGAGCAAGCAATTTCAGATGGTATGAACTCCTCACCGGTTTCATCCAAGAAATCTGATGATCCTTGCCGGATAACTCCAGTAACTCTTTCAGATGAAGATGACACGGTGGCATGTAAGGTCACCGACAACTACACCCCTGAAGTGGAGCATATGACACTGTCAGAAACATTGACGGATACTGTTGTATCTAAGGTAGTAACCAAGTCAGAAATTGACAGAGAAGGTGTCATGCCAGATGATAAGCAGTACTATTTACATCCAGAATCTACTTGTGGACAAGACGCAGTTATCAGCAGCTCCGAAATTATTGTACAAAACGGTCAAGGGTCGCTGCGCAGCTCATCCATGGTGGCTGTAACTCCAGAACTAATGGTAAACACCGAGGAAAATCATGAATTGCATCCAGTTGTGCATCAAGAAACACCTAATTCGTGCAACAGCAGAACTGAAGCTTTTGGAGATCCACCAGGTCCTTACGCCAGAAATATTGCTCCACCAATCATTTCAAGCTTTGATTGGATGCTCAATGGTGCAATGCAGCAGTCATTGAATGTCCTTCCTGCTCAACCAACTTATGGAAGTGCACAAGAAAATGGTTCTTCTGAAGATACACCGCCGCTTCCACCTCTTCCACCGGTGCAGTGGCGAACAAACAAGCTTCAGTTGGGGTCATCACCTTTATCTGCGAAGATTGGGCGACCACCAAGGCCAAAACCTCCAGTAAAACACCAAGAAAGCGAGGGGAACTCTTCGCTGGATAAAATAAATGAAATTGCTGAAATTCTTCAGGAAAATAGTCTGCGTATAGGCTCCAGTTCACAGAATGAAATTTTGCAGGCAATGGTTCCTGATGATCATGATAGAAATCAATTACTTGATCGGGATTCTCAAGAAAATCACTGCCAAGGAGATAAAGAGTATGGTGTTGAGGTTTCTAATCTGCTTTCCTCGTCAGAAAGCGAATGTGTGGCAGAAGTTGCTCCTGTAAGAAGTGAAAATCTGCACACTTCTCAGTTACATGAGCTTATAGTAATTCCTGAAGAAGCATGGTCAGGTTTTGGTAATATAAAATTTATACCAGAACAAGAAGGAAACCACCAAGTAAGCAATGGAGTTTATGATTGCAGTGGCTTGTACACTGCTGGTTTGTCAGCACAAAAGACAAAAGATAAGCATGAAACGGTTATTGATTATAAGGTTAAGGAATTCTCGGCTACAGGCGGCAACAAAGTTGCAGATTCAGGAGAAAACAAATCAAATAGTGCTCCTAAACAGGATAATGTGCTGAATCCTGACTTGACAGCACCACAGGAAAAAGGTGAACATGGTGATTCTGATGACAAGGCAAGGGAGTTTTCTTCTGCATTAGAAGAGGAGCTGGCAAAATCACCAACTCATCCAGTGCCAAAACCACCTAGATATCCTCTACTTCCCGTTACTTCTCATGACAGAAGCATG CTAAGAAAGGCTCCAGCTTTGGTTCAGCCTTCAAGTAAGCTTTCAGATGAGAAGAACACAATTCTGGAGGAGATAAAGAACAAG TCTTTCAACTTGAAGCCTGTTCTTGCAAAGAGACCAAGTGTGATGGGTGGTCCAAGAACGAACTTACAAGTGGTGGCCATCATCGAGAGAGCCCACGCGATTCGCCAG GCTGTTGCTgatgacgaggacgaggacAGCTGGAGTGATGAGTAG
- the LOC120692274 gene encoding CASP-like protein 4B1: MVTTDAAAAATTAMEKPPDAEKPDYAPYNGNSTADGGGGARTRSSGVVDSVVARWRREDMLDKIPLALHASAAAFAFVALVLVASNQHGDWMQFDRYQEYKYLLAIAALAFLYSLAQAARHALRMRGGVDPVSAPSGRLLDFVGDQAVAYLLMSALSAAVPITNRMRSAVVNNFTDATAAAISMTFFAFVALALSAVVSGYKFSKQTYM; encoded by the exons ATGGTCACgaccgatgccgccgccgccgccaccacggccATGGAGAAGCCGCCGGACGCCGAGAAGCCGGACTACGCCCCCTACAACGGCAACTCCACCGCGgatggcggcgggggcgcgcgcaCCCGCAGCAGCGGCGTGGTGGATTCGGtggtggcgcggtggcggcgggaggaCATGCTCGACAAGATTCCCCTCGCGCTGCACGCCTCCGCGGCCGCCTTCGCCTTCGTCGCGCTCGTGCTCGTCGCGTCGAACCAGCACGGCGACTGGATGCAGTTCGACCGCTACCAGGAGTACAA GTACCTGCTCGCAATCGCAGCGCTGGCGTTCCTCTACTCGCTGGCGCAGGCGGCGCGGCACGCGCTCCGGatgcgcggcggcgtcgacccCGTCTCCGCGCCGTCAGGGAGGCTGCTCGATTTCGTCGGTGATCAG GCAGTTGCATACTTGCTGATGTCTGCGCTTTCGGCTGCCGTCCCCATCACGAACCGCATGAGATCGGCAGTGGTCAACAACTTCACAGATGCAACCGCAGCAGCGATCAGCATGACCTTCTTTGCATTTGTAGCTCTTGCCTTGTCAGCCGTGGTTTCTGGATACAAGTTCTCCAAACAAACGTACATGTGA
- the LOC120690264 gene encoding 26S proteasome regulatory subunit 4 homolog codes for MGQGTPGGMGKQGGLPGDRKPGDGGKKEKKYEPPAAPSRVGRRQKRQKGSEAAARLPAVAPLSKCRLRLLKLERVKDYLLMEEEFVASQERLRPTEDKAEEDRSKVDDLRGTPMSVGSLEEIIDESHAIVSSSVGPEYYVGVMSFVDKDQLEPGCAILMHNKVLSVVGILQDEVDPMVSVMKVEKAPLESYADIGGLDAQIQEIKEAVELPLTHPELYEDIGIRPPKGVILYGEPGTGKTLLAKAVANSTSATFLRVVGSELIQKYLGDGPKLVRELFRVADDLSPSIVFIDEIDAVGTKRYDAHSGGEREIQRTMLELLNQLDGFDSRGDVKVILATNRIESLDPALLRPGRIDRKIEFPLPDVKTRRRIFQIHTSKMTLADDVNLEEFIMSKDEFSGADIKAICTEAGLLALRERRMKVTHADFKKAKEKVMFKKKEGVPEGLYM; via the exons ATGGGGCAAGGCACTCCCGGCGGGATGGGGAAGCAGGGCGGCCTCCCGGGCGACCGCAAGCCCGGCGACGgcgggaagaaggagaagaagtacGAGCCTCCCGCCGCCCCATCCCGTGTCGGCCGGAGGCAGAAGCGGCAGAAGGgctccgaggcggcggcgcgcctccCCGCCGTGGCGCCGCTCTCCAAGTGCCGCCTTCGTCTCCTCAAGCTCGAGCGCGTCAAGGACTACCTCCTCATGGAGGAGGAGTTCGTCGCCAGCCAGGAGCGCCTGCGCCCCACCGAGGACAAGGCGGAGGAGGACCGATCCAAGGTCGACGACCTGCGAGGCACCCCCATGAGCGTCGGCTCGCTCGAGGAGATCATCGACGAGAGCCACGCCATCGTCTCCTCGTCCGTCGGGCCAGAGTACTACGTCGGGGTGATGTCCTTCGTCGACAAGGACCAGCTCGAGCCTGGATGCGCCATACTGATGCACAACAAG GTTCTGTCCGTGGTTGGTATTTTGCAAGATGAAGTTGATCCTATGGTTTCTGTGATGAAAGTCGAAAAGGCACCTCTGGAGTCCTATGCTGATATTGGTGGCTTAGATGCTCAGATTCAAGAAATCAAAGAAGCAGTCGAACTTCCCTTAACACATCCTGAGCTATATGAGGATATTGGAATCAGGCCTCCCAAGGGAGTCATATTATATGGAGAACCTGGAACCGGGAAAACTCTACTCGCAAAG GCAGTTGCCAATTCTACATCAGCAACATTCTTGCGTGTTGTTGGGAGTGAGTTAATCCAAAAGTACCTTGGTGATGGTCCCAAGCTTGTAAGAGAATTGTTCAGGGTGGCTGATGATCTTTCTCCTTCGATTGTATTTATTGATGAGATTGATGCAGTTGGGACAAAGAG GTATGATGCTCATTCAGGAGGAGAGCGTGAGATTCAGAGAACCATGTTGGAGTTGTTAAACCAGCTGGATGGTTTTGATTCAAGAGGAGATGTTAAAGTTATTCTAGCTACAAATCGCATCGAAAGTCTTGACCCAGCCTTGCTTCGACCAGGTCGAATTGACAGGAAGATTGAATTCCCTTTACCAGATGTAAAGACCAGGCGGCGCATCTTCCAG ATCCACACATCAAAGATGACCTTGGCTGATGATGTAAACCTAGAAGAGTTTATCATGTCGAAAGATGAGTTTTCAGGTGCTGATATCAAGGCAATTTGTACTGAAGCTGGCTTGCTTGCTTTGAGAGAGCGTCGGATGAAG GTGACGCATGCAGACTTCAAGAAAGCCAAAGAAAAGGTCATGTTCAAGAAGAAAGAAGGTGTGCCGGAGGGCCTCTACATGTGA